The proteins below come from a single Candidatus Margulisiibacteriota bacterium genomic window:
- a CDS encoding response regulator gives MKVLLIEDDPVCVKQLQYILKDRGIIHSAMTAKEAVAAFEHALQTKQPYNFVTLDIFLPDKDGFDVLLEIRDLEKKYSYALATNYKAVICMLTSSKDLDHYLASVIEECDGYFVKPISSWKMLNFLDKHSLE, from the coding sequence ATGAAGGTTTTATTAATAGAGGATGACCCTGTTTGTGTAAAACAATTGCAGTATATACTAAAAGACCGTGGAATAATTCATTCCGCGATGACAGCAAAAGAAGCCGTAGCGGCCTTTGAACATGCCTTGCAAACAAAACAACCCTATAACTTTGTTACGTTGGATATTTTCCTGCCGGATAAAGATGGATTTGATGTTCTGCTGGAAATTAGAGATCTGGAAAAAAAATATTCTTATGCACTGGCCACAAATTATAAAGCGGTCATATGTATGCTTACATCCAGTAAAGACCTTGATCATTATCTTGCCTCGGTTATTGAAGAATGCGACGGATACTTTGTCAAACCTATCAGCTCCTGGAAAATGTTAAATTTCCTAGACAAACATAGCCTTGAGTGA